The following are encoded in a window of Cyprinus carpio isolate SPL01 chromosome A13, ASM1834038v1, whole genome shotgun sequence genomic DNA:
- the prxl2a gene encoding peroxiredoxin-like 2A, producing MGMWSLGLGGVGAAIAGLILANTDFLLTEPAPATLEYLGNADLKTINSDKRTLKGKTLWEKSGAVVMAVRRPGUFLCREEASELSSLKPQLDELGVPLYAVVKENVGTEIQDFRPHFAGEIFLDEKQAFYGPQQRKMGGLGFIRLGVWQNFIRAWRSGYQGNVNGEGFVLGGVFVIGSGEQGVLLEHREKEFGDKVSIESVLEAARKIVVEK from the exons ATGGGCATGTGGTCACTTGGCCTTGGTGGTGTGGGGGCCGCCATTGCTGGCTTAATACTTGCAAACACTGACTTCTTGCTGACTGAACCGGCACCTGCCACTCTAGAGTATCTAGGGAATGCTGACCTGAAAACCATCAACAGTG ATAAGAGGACTTTAAAAGGAAAAACTCTCTGGGAGAAATCTGGTGCAGTGGTCATGGCTGTCCGGCGACCTGGATGATTTTTGTGCAGAGAG GAGGCCTCTGAGCTGTCCTCTCTGAAGCCCCAGCTGGATGAGCTCGGGGTCCCTCTGTATGCTGTTGTGAAGGAGAATGTAGGTACAGAGATTCAGGACTTCAGGCCTCACTTTGCAGGGGAGATTTTCCTGGATGAAAAG CAAGCTTTTTATGGGCCACAACAAAGGAAGATGGGTGGGCTTGGTTTCATTCGCTTGGGAGTATGGCAAAACTTTATAAGGGCCTGGAGGTCAGGTTACCAGGGCAACGTGAACGGAGAAGGTTTCGTCCTGGGAGGAGTGTTTGTCATTGGATCTGGTGAACAg GGGGTTCTTCTAGAGCATAGAGAAAAAGAGTTTGGAGATAAAGTCAGCATAGAGTCGGTTTTGGAAGCCGCTAGGAAAATTGTGGTAGAAAAGTAG